The following nucleotide sequence is from bacterium.
CTGATTGGCGCGGCCCATAGGTATTGAAAGGTCTCAAAATTACTACCGGCAAATTAAAACTTCGGTAAAAAGACAACGCTAAATAATCTGCTCCGGCCTTGGTCGCGGCATAAGGAGATTGAGGATTAATCGGATGTTTTTCATCAATGGGAACATATTGGGCTGTCCCATAAACCTCACTGGTTGAAGTATGGACAATCTTTTCCACTCCGGCTGAAAGTGAAGCTTGAAGCAGATTAAGAGTCCCTTTTATATTAACATCGACGAAGGCCTGTTGAGCTTGATAAGAATAAGGAATAGAAATAAGGGCGGCTAAATGATATATATTTTTTACCCCTTCCACCGCTTTTCTTACCGAATCAAAATCTCTTATGTCTCCAGGGACAACTTCAATTTCATTCTTCACCGGAGAATATTCCAACCACCCCCAAGAATTTTGGGAATTATATCTTACCAAGGCCCTTACCTGGCCACCTTCATTAACTAAGGCTTCACATAAATGTGAACCGATAAATCCTCCGGCTCCTGTCACTAATACCTTCATTTTATTCAGCCTGTTCCCTTTTCAGTACCGAGGTCATTAGTCGCTGGATCAGTTCCTGTGGGGCTAGTCTGTCACATTTGATTTGACCTGTTCGGCTCTTAGAGAAGCAATCCCCCTCACCTTAATCCTCTCCCCTGAGAGGAGAGGGTCAGGGTGAGGGGCAAAGAGGCGTTACCAACAATTTCAAGCGTGGCAGAGCATTAGTATTACCCGGCAACATTGGGACGATATTCATCATTTCATCTTCTTAAACACTATATCATATTTTATCGGTAGTCGTCAAGGGATAAAAGATGAGAACACGAAAGGACTCCAAAATTTTCCTCTTTTCCTCAACTTTTCACTTGACTTACTCATTTTTATATCCTATAATCCAAGACCATAAAGCTCAAAGCCCTAAAAAACATCGAGGGGACACTTCTATGACACTTCTTCCCAATTACCCTAAGATCAAAATTCTTATCAGCTTATCAGCAACTGCGGGAATACGCCAAGAATACATTGCAAAGAGACAAGAAAATAAATATTCGGATGTCTTCAAAGGATTTGGATCAAGTACAGGTTATTGCTGTTCAAGAGGGAATTCCTTACCAGACACTGATAGCCAGCATCATCCATAAGTATGTATCAGGATATTTGATAGAAAAAAAAGATGGCTTAACAATTCAATCAACGGGATGGGCAAAAACCCGTCCCTGATTTCAATCGTTAGGGTGCGATACGATGTCGCACAGTTG
It contains:
- a CDS encoding NAD-dependent 4,6-dehydratase LegB gives rise to the protein MKVLVTGAGGFIGSHLCEALVNEGGQVRALVRYNSQNSWGWLEYSPVKNEIEVVPGDIRDFDSVRKAVEGVKNIYHLAALISIPYSYQAQQAFVDVNIKGTLNLLQASLSAGVEKIVHTSTSEVYGTAQYVPIDEKHPINPQSPYAATKAGADYLALSFYRSFNLPVVILRPFNTYGPRQSARAVIPTIITQILSGQRKVKLGALHPTRDLTYVKDTVQGFIRAGQPGSDKAIGQVVNIGSNFEVSIENLAESIAELMGVEVELWSEEKRKRPDKSEVERLWAEDRKAKELLGWAPGYSLKQGLKETIDWLKENLHFYKPELYNV